One Sinorhizobium mexicanum genomic region harbors:
- a CDS encoding SRPBCC family protein: protein MHTIEPAPVRKSVTVRASAEKAFDVFVNDMGSWWIKGHSLTESGQKTVVVEAVAGGRWYEIGNAGEERDWGHVIACDRPNRILLAWQLNADFTFDPAFHTEVEVLFEAKGDNETTVVLEHRQLANYGAKAQDVGGMLDSGWGGLLASYAAKVA, encoded by the coding sequence ATGCACACGATCGAGCCCGCTCCGGTTCGCAAGTCCGTCACCGTCCGCGCCTCGGCGGAAAAGGCCTTTGACGTTTTTGTCAACGACATGGGAAGCTGGTGGATCAAGGGTCACAGCCTGACCGAATCCGGCCAGAAGACGGTTGTCGTCGAGGCTGTTGCCGGCGGCCGCTGGTACGAGATCGGCAATGCCGGCGAGGAGCGGGACTGGGGCCATGTGATTGCCTGCGACCGGCCGAACCGCATCCTCCTTGCCTGGCAACTCAACGCCGATTTCACCTTCGATCCGGCCTTCCACACAGAAGTGGAAGTTCTGTTCGAAGCGAAAGGCGACAATGAGACCACGGTCGTCCTTGAGCATCGCCAACTCGCCAATTACGGCGCCAAGGCGCAGGATGTCGGCGGCATGCTCGATTCCGGCTGGGGCGGATTGCTGGCCTCCTATGCTGCCAAGGTGGCTTAA
- a CDS encoding outer membrane protein: MSGRILSAALAAGVLSLCASGAQAGDRPGETTSNWSGCYVGAHAGYARAETDATDSPFTKGPSAGNGTSWNSLGGPYEVIESDDHGAIGGVEAGCDRQVDVDGLSFVFGGAIDFSLMDLGGGGASKIVGDTRTSFDTDWAGTARLRAGIAADDLLFYVTGGLAVADIDVRAFDNQTFPTIGLMDVSGGGVKAGWVAGAGAEWQLAPNWSASLEYLHYDFDDVTATGAAADPVGAFPRFENDLDFDVVRVGIRWRL, from the coding sequence ATGTCCGGCCGTATTTTGTCCGCGGCGCTCGCCGCAGGAGTGCTGTCTTTGTGCGCCAGCGGAGCGCAGGCCGGCGACCGCCCCGGTGAAACCACAAGCAACTGGTCCGGCTGTTATGTCGGGGCCCATGCAGGTTACGCCCGCGCTGAGACCGACGCGACGGATTCGCCGTTCACCAAGGGCCCCTCCGCCGGCAACGGAACGTCGTGGAACAGCCTCGGCGGCCCCTACGAAGTGATCGAAAGTGACGACCACGGCGCGATCGGCGGCGTCGAGGCCGGCTGCGACCGGCAGGTGGATGTCGACGGCCTCTCCTTCGTGTTCGGCGGTGCGATCGATTTCAGCCTGATGGACCTTGGCGGCGGCGGCGCGTCGAAAATCGTCGGAGACACGCGGACGAGCTTCGACACCGATTGGGCCGGTACCGCGCGCCTGCGTGCCGGCATCGCCGCCGACGATCTCCTCTTCTACGTGACCGGCGGTCTGGCGGTGGCCGACATCGACGTGCGCGCCTTCGACAACCAGACATTCCCGACGATCGGGCTCATGGATGTCTCCGGCGGCGGCGTCAAGGCCGGCTGGGTGGCCGGCGCCGGCGCGGAATGGCAACTCGCTCCGAACTGGTCCGCCTCTCTCGAATACCTCCACTACGATTTCGACGATGTCACGGCTACCGGCGCAGCAGCCGACCCGGTCGGCGCGTTCCCGCGCTTCGAAAACGACCTCGATTTCGATGTCGTGCGTGTCGGCATCCGGTGGCGACTTTAG
- a CDS encoding metal/formaldehyde-sensitive transcriptional repressor has protein sequence MHTIRNQAKLLARVRRLKGQMEAIERALEAERPCGEILNLVASVRGAVQGLTVELIEDHIREHVAAPGAGGDLGQEQRAREQGADELIEVVRRYLK, from the coding sequence ATGCATACGATCCGCAACCAAGCCAAGCTGCTCGCCCGCGTCCGTCGCCTCAAGGGGCAGATGGAGGCGATCGAGCGCGCGCTCGAGGCTGAGCGGCCCTGCGGGGAAATTCTCAATCTGGTGGCCTCCGTGCGTGGTGCCGTCCAGGGCCTCACTGTCGAACTGATCGAGGATCACATTCGCGAGCATGTTGCCGCCCCGGGGGCGGGCGGCGACCTGGGGCAGGAACAGCGCGCCCGCGAGCAGGGCGCCGACGAACTGATCGAAGTCGTCAGGAGATACCTGAAATGA
- a CDS encoding DUF1194 domain-containing protein, whose translation MRNTLAAAVSALFLCAPAVSAPHSCVDVALVLAVDGSGSVSDQEYAFQKSAIAAAFRDRGVLSALNKAGAVAVSAVFWGDGEFAVQHLSWFVIFDGDGAEPFAREVEGNQRLVFGNTDIGSGIWSALDLLAGPGFCAGRSIVNISGDGKETVAPKQRQRASLYAARLRARKMGVTINALAISDEQKDLASYYEKEVILGAGAFVMDVRKDADFAAAIRRKLIRELSPQIVARLARD comes from the coding sequence ATGCGCAACACGCTGGCTGCCGCCGTGTCGGCATTGTTCCTTTGCGCGCCGGCGGTGTCTGCGCCGCATTCCTGCGTCGACGTTGCGCTGGTGCTTGCCGTCGACGGATCCGGCAGCGTTTCCGACCAGGAATATGCTTTCCAGAAATCCGCGATCGCCGCGGCCTTCCGCGACAGGGGCGTCCTTTCGGCCTTGAACAAGGCCGGGGCCGTGGCAGTGTCGGCCGTCTTTTGGGGCGACGGCGAATTTGCGGTCCAGCACCTTAGTTGGTTTGTGATCTTCGACGGCGACGGTGCGGAACCTTTCGCGCGCGAGGTCGAAGGCAACCAGCGGCTGGTCTTCGGCAACACCGATATCGGCAGCGGCATCTGGTCGGCGTTGGACCTCTTGGCCGGGCCAGGCTTTTGCGCCGGCAGATCGATTGTCAACATCTCGGGCGACGGGAAGGAAACGGTCGCGCCGAAGCAGCGGCAGCGCGCCTCGCTCTATGCGGCTCGCCTGCGCGCCCGGAAAATGGGGGTCACCATCAACGCGCTGGCCATCTCCGATGAGCAGAAGGACCTGGCAAGTTACTATGAGAAGGAAGTCATCCTCGGCGCCGGCGCCTTCGTGATGGATGTGCGGAAAGATGCCGATTTTGCGGCGGCCATCCGGAGAAAGCTGATCAGGGAACTGTCGCCGCAGATCGTCGCCCGTCTGGCCAGAGACTGA
- a CDS encoding GlxA family transcriptional regulator: MNKPLTKKRSLVFFLVPNFSMLPFSAAIETLRIANRMLGYEAYTWRLASTDGQKVFSSAGIALEVNTSLADERKFLAGENRPSMVLVCSGIYVEDFQNKSVNAWLREVYNRGVAVGSLCTGAHVLASAGLLTGKRCAIHWENLPGFSESFPQAEVYADLYEIDSNIYTCAGGTASLDMMLNLIDQDFGENLVNRVCEQALTDRVRGPHDRQRLPLRARLGVQNSKVLSIIELMESNLAEPLSLLEIAENADLSRRQIERLFRQEMGRSPARYYLEIRLDRARHLLIQSSMPVVEVAVACGFVSASHFSKCYRELYNRSPQQERAERKLTLQMAR, translated from the coding sequence ATGAACAAACCCCTGACCAAAAAGCGTTCGCTCGTTTTCTTTCTGGTGCCGAACTTTTCCATGCTGCCCTTCTCCGCAGCGATCGAAACGCTCCGCATCGCCAACCGGATGCTCGGTTACGAGGCCTATACGTGGCGTCTCGCCTCGACCGATGGTCAGAAGGTCTTTTCCTCCGCCGGCATAGCGCTCGAGGTCAACACCTCGCTTGCCGACGAGCGCAAGTTCCTGGCCGGCGAGAACCGGCCTTCGATGGTGCTCGTCTGTTCCGGCATCTATGTCGAGGACTTCCAGAACAAGTCGGTCAATGCCTGGCTGCGCGAGGTCTATAACCGCGGCGTCGCCGTCGGCAGCCTCTGTACCGGCGCCCATGTGCTGGCGTCCGCCGGGCTTTTGACCGGCAAGCGCTGCGCCATCCATTGGGAGAACCTGCCGGGCTTCTCCGAGAGCTTCCCGCAGGCCGAGGTCTATGCCGACCTCTACGAGATCGACAGCAACATCTATACCTGCGCCGGCGGCACAGCCTCGCTCGACATGATGCTGAACCTGATTGACCAGGATTTCGGCGAGAACCTCGTCAACCGGGTCTGCGAACAGGCGCTGACCGACCGGGTGCGCGGGCCGCATGACCGCCAGCGCCTGCCGCTGCGGGCCCGCCTCGGCGTGCAGAATTCGAAGGTTCTGTCGATCATCGAACTCATGGAAAGCAACCTCGCAGAACCGCTGTCGCTCCTGGAGATCGCCGAGAACGCCGACCTTTCGCGCCGCCAGATCGAACGGCTTTTCCGCCAGGAAATGGGCCGTTCGCCGGCGCGGTACTATCTGGAGATCCGGCTCGACCGCGCCCGCCACCTCTTGATCCAGTCGTCGATGCCGGTGGTGGAAGTGGCCGTTGCCTGCGGCTTCGTCTCGGCCTCACACTTCTCCAAGTGCTATCGCGAACTCTACAATCGGTCGCCCCAGCAGGAGCGCGCCGAACGCAAACTGACGCTGCAGATGGCGCGCTAA
- a CDS encoding ArsR/SmtB family transcription factor, giving the protein MTYEDRLFAALADPTRRAIFERVAGQRQSVAELARTMPVSQPAISQHLKILKEARLVRDVPSGARRIYSIDPEGLGPLRAWLDRFWSEQLAAFKAAVETADDS; this is encoded by the coding sequence ATGACTTATGAAGATAGATTGTTTGCAGCCCTTGCCGACCCGACCCGGCGCGCGATTTTCGAGCGTGTCGCAGGGCAGCGGCAGTCGGTCGCGGAGCTGGCGCGGACGATGCCGGTGTCGCAGCCGGCGATCTCGCAGCATTTGAAGATTCTGAAGGAAGCGCGGCTCGTGCGTGACGTGCCTTCGGGCGCGCGCCGCATCTATTCGATCGACCCGGAGGGGTTAGGGCCACTCCGGGCTTGGCTCGACCGCTTCTGGAGCGAACAGCTCGCCGCTTTCAAGGCCGCGGTCGAGACGGCGGACGATTCTTGA
- a CDS encoding LysR substrate-binding domain-containing protein, with translation MNMMLRHALPLLEMDVLKTFVAIAETGNFTTAAETVYRTPSAVSMQIKKLEELLGCTLFLRDARSVSLTPKGELLLGFARRLLSLNNETVSRFLLPDMNGVVRVGAPEDVGERILPDVLKRFAESYPNVTVDVSIGMSNAMRKRVDEHRLDIAIFNSLTDEAPNGTEILLQEKLVWAGAKCGNAHLRDPLPVSMWEDGCVWRADAVEKLSRAGRKFRVAFLSAYTTGQRAAVLAGLAIAPLPRYLVQGEMVQLGERDGLPDLGHYDIGLKVIEDAPAPVLAVADHVREAFAELQMQAA, from the coding sequence ATGAACATGATGTTGCGCCACGCGCTTCCGCTCCTTGAGATGGACGTCCTGAAGACCTTCGTCGCCATCGCCGAAACCGGCAACTTCACCACCGCTGCGGAGACGGTCTACCGGACGCCGTCGGCCGTCTCGATGCAGATCAAGAAGCTGGAGGAACTCCTCGGCTGCACGCTTTTCCTGCGTGACGCTCGCTCGGTGTCGCTGACGCCAAAAGGCGAACTGCTGCTCGGCTTTGCCCGCCGGCTTCTGTCGCTCAACAATGAAACGGTCTCGCGCTTCCTCCTGCCCGACATGAACGGCGTTGTTCGGGTCGGCGCGCCGGAGGATGTCGGCGAGCGGATCCTGCCGGATGTGTTGAAGCGTTTTGCCGAATCCTATCCGAATGTCACTGTCGACGTATCGATCGGCATGAGCAACGCGATGCGCAAGCGTGTCGACGAGCACCGGCTGGACATCGCCATCTTCAACAGCTTGACCGATGAAGCGCCGAACGGCACGGAAATCCTGTTGCAGGAGAAACTGGTCTGGGCAGGCGCGAAATGCGGCAATGCGCATTTACGCGATCCGCTGCCGGTTTCCATGTGGGAGGACGGCTGCGTCTGGCGTGCCGATGCGGTCGAGAAACTGTCACGGGCCGGCCGCAAGTTCCGCGTTGCCTTCCTCAGCGCCTACACGACGGGTCAGCGGGCTGCCGTGCTCGCCGGCCTCGCCATCGCTCCGCTGCCGCGCTACCTGGTCCAAGGCGAAATGGTCCAGCTCGGTGAGCGTGACGGGCTGCCGGATCTCGGGCACTACGACATCGGGCTCAAGGTCATCGAGGACGCGCCGGCTCCGGTGCTCGCGGTCGCCGATCATGTGCGTGAGGCCTTCGCCGAGCTGCAGATGCAAGCCGCTTGA
- a CDS encoding BTAD domain-containing putative transcriptional regulator, producing MAFRLRLLGRFQLLSATGESIAITSRKHQALIAMLALSHGKPVSRSKLAGLLWAERPEDQARNNLRQAFFTIRHAVEGHGPSPFMVDNESGWIADGEVVTDFRALLEGIRTGIIPPEPDAFDGEFLEGVTFKDETLEAWLRLERDRHHNLLVDCLTNLIEGLEKAGDAAKALLAAQCLLRHDPYNEPSHRVVLRHYLACGDRARAIRYYDTLKTLFEAHLGVLPDAETQQLVNRNRDQQSPSRPVDLANGKPRVAILPIISLSADGDYDIVDEPLTRKLIGEVGRFSPISVVAAATMLAVGARQRTIEEIGQQVGADYVVEIAAQERGGTGWTLVQLIAVQSGTQIWSRKYSSVTADPPDAQDALARRISGNLYQTIMRHAASQSATEPEETMAGAKLYLQVFSHVERPTLNGMIRARRLCDRLLAIDPNHALVRESLAWISFHCCFNGWIDDPLRGFSDARDVALTGLALDDREPYLLSALGLAETYLGNIRSGLDNLGRAVELNPNDAEFHTWLGIGLTFADRIDEADAAFDQADQASPDYPPIFLFRGDAHLAAGNDEAAVSCLDRFLTVLPEYHWGRLLRAAAHEALGDAATARQEVSHVRANAARLNGHYVERLLQARTTEFRQKLWSRLEAAGLPWSG from the coding sequence TTGGCGTTCAGGTTGCGCCTGCTTGGCCGTTTCCAACTGCTTTCGGCAACCGGCGAAAGCATCGCCATAACTTCGCGCAAGCACCAGGCCCTGATCGCGATGCTGGCGCTTTCGCATGGAAAACCGGTTTCGAGATCGAAGCTGGCCGGACTCCTGTGGGCGGAGCGGCCGGAAGACCAGGCCCGCAACAATCTCCGCCAGGCCTTCTTCACCATCAGACATGCCGTCGAGGGGCATGGTCCTTCGCCGTTCATGGTCGACAATGAGAGCGGCTGGATCGCGGACGGAGAGGTCGTAACCGACTTCCGCGCTCTCCTTGAGGGTATAAGGACAGGCATTATCCCGCCCGAGCCGGACGCTTTCGACGGCGAATTCCTCGAAGGCGTGACGTTCAAGGATGAAACGCTTGAGGCCTGGCTCCGCCTCGAGCGTGACCGGCATCACAATTTGCTGGTCGACTGCCTCACAAACCTGATCGAAGGCCTGGAGAAGGCGGGCGACGCCGCAAAAGCGCTGCTGGCCGCACAATGCCTGCTGCGGCACGATCCCTATAACGAACCGTCCCACCGGGTCGTTCTGCGCCATTATCTTGCGTGCGGCGACCGCGCCCGGGCAATCAGATACTACGACACCCTGAAGACGCTCTTCGAAGCCCATCTGGGCGTGCTGCCGGATGCGGAAACGCAGCAGCTTGTCAACCGGAACCGCGACCAGCAGAGCCCGTCGCGCCCGGTGGATCTCGCCAACGGCAAGCCGAGGGTGGCGATCCTGCCCATCATCAGCCTGTCCGCCGACGGCGACTACGATATCGTCGACGAACCCTTGACCAGAAAGCTGATCGGCGAAGTCGGCCGCTTTTCGCCGATCTCCGTCGTCGCGGCGGCAACGATGCTTGCCGTCGGGGCAAGGCAGCGCACGATCGAGGAGATCGGACAGCAGGTTGGCGCGGACTACGTCGTTGAAATCGCGGCCCAGGAGCGCGGGGGAACCGGATGGACCTTGGTGCAGCTTATCGCCGTGCAAAGCGGAACCCAGATATGGAGCAGGAAATATTCCAGCGTAACGGCCGATCCGCCTGATGCCCAGGATGCGCTTGCGCGCAGGATCAGCGGCAATCTCTACCAGACGATAATGCGGCACGCGGCGAGCCAGTCGGCCACGGAGCCGGAGGAAACAATGGCCGGCGCGAAGCTTTACCTCCAGGTCTTCTCTCACGTCGAACGGCCGACACTGAACGGCATGATCCGGGCACGGCGGCTATGCGATCGTCTGCTGGCGATCGATCCCAATCACGCGCTCGTTCGCGAAAGCCTCGCCTGGATATCCTTCCATTGCTGTTTCAACGGCTGGATCGATGATCCGCTGCGCGGCTTCTCCGACGCGCGCGACGTGGCACTGACCGGCTTGGCTCTCGACGACCGCGAACCCTACCTCCTGAGCGCGCTCGGGCTTGCCGAAACCTATCTCGGAAATATCCGGTCCGGCCTCGACAACTTGGGAAGGGCCGTCGAGCTCAACCCCAATGACGCCGAGTTTCATACCTGGCTCGGCATCGGGCTCACATTCGCCGATCGGATCGACGAGGCGGATGCCGCCTTCGACCAGGCGGACCAGGCGAGCCCCGACTACCCCCCGATCTTCCTGTTCCGCGGCGACGCCCATCTGGCCGCCGGCAACGACGAGGCGGCCGTTTCCTGTTTGGACCGCTTCTTGACCGTACTCCCGGAATACCACTGGGGCCGCCTGCTCAGGGCAGCGGCGCACGAGGCGCTCGGTGATGCGGCAACGGCCCGACAGGAGGTGTCGCATGTCCGCGCGAATGCCGCCCGGCTAAACGGCCATTACGTCGAAAGACTGCTGCAGGCGCGCACAACCGAATTCCGGCAGAAACTCTGGTCGCGGCTGGAGGCGGCCGGCCTGCCCTGGTCCGGATGA
- the dmeF gene encoding CDF family Co(II)/Ni(II) efflux transporter DmeF has product MSKAYASASTGHDHVFLGDNHRRNERRTWFVIALTAGMMIAEIAAGTYYGSMALVADGWHMSTHAAAMLIAALAYLYARRNARNRRFTFGTGKLGDLAGFASAIVLALIALLIGWESLLRLMNPVAISFPQAISVAVLGLAVNLVSAWLLSDDHAHHHYAHDHHHDHGDHHHGHGRDNNLRAAYLHVLADALTSVLAIVALTAGSVYGWIWLDPLMGVVGALVIARWSVGLIRDAGSVLLDYIPASEDLPEEIRAAIEQDGDRITDLHVWQLGPGHHGAIVSLVTKNPQSPSLYRDKLAHLRELSHVTVEVERLAA; this is encoded by the coding sequence ATGAGCAAGGCCTACGCTTCCGCCTCGACCGGGCACGATCATGTCTTTCTCGGCGACAATCACCGGCGCAATGAGCGCCGCACCTGGTTCGTCATTGCGCTGACCGCGGGCATGATGATCGCCGAGATTGCGGCGGGCACCTATTATGGCTCGATGGCGCTGGTCGCCGATGGCTGGCATATGTCCACGCACGCCGCCGCCATGCTGATCGCGGCGCTCGCCTATCTCTACGCCCGACGCAACGCCCGCAACCGCCGTTTCACCTTCGGTACCGGCAAACTCGGCGATCTCGCCGGCTTTGCGAGTGCGATCGTGCTGGCGCTGATTGCGCTGCTGATCGGCTGGGAAAGCCTTCTCCGCCTGATGAACCCGGTTGCCATCAGCTTCCCGCAGGCGATTTCCGTCGCCGTGCTCGGCCTCGCCGTCAATCTGGTCAGCGCCTGGCTGCTTAGCGACGATCACGCGCATCATCATTATGCCCACGATCATCATCACGATCACGGTGATCATCATCACGGGCACGGCCGCGACAACAATCTGCGCGCCGCCTACCTGCATGTGCTCGCCGACGCGCTGACCTCGGTTCTGGCAATCGTCGCGCTGACAGCGGGGAGCGTCTATGGCTGGATCTGGCTCGATCCGTTGATGGGCGTGGTCGGCGCTCTGGTGATCGCCCGGTGGTCCGTTGGCCTGATCCGCGATGCCGGCAGCGTTCTTCTGGATTACATTCCCGCCAGCGAGGACTTGCCTGAAGAGATCCGCGCGGCGATCGAGCAGGACGGCGACCGCATTACCGATCTTCACGTCTGGCAGCTCGGCCCCGGTCATCACGGCGCCATTGTCTCGCTGGTGACGAAGAACCCGCAAAGCCCGTCGCTCTACCGCGACAAGCTCGCGCATCTGCGCGAACTCTCCCATGTGACGGTCGAAGTCGAACGCCTGGCGGCTTGA